Within the Telopea speciosissima isolate NSW1024214 ecotype Mountain lineage chromosome 4, Tspe_v1, whole genome shotgun sequence genome, the region CAGAATCAAGATTGATCAAGAACAATTGCAATCCGAATCGATCGATTCGAACGATCCGATTCCAATTTTCAAAACAATTGGGCCCAGTTAATCTGGGGTTATCCTGGGTTTCATCATCCACCACATAGGACAAGTTTGGTTAATACCATTCAAACATCCAAGGAGATAAAGGACAGGCTCATGTAAGCATAGTAGGCCCAATTCAAGAAACTTGGAAGAAAGGTGAGTtattagaaaaaggaaacataAGAATTCCTTTTATATACACTACCAAAAAGCAGAACTTATAACAGAAACAAAGATGATAATTGTAAGCAATTAAAGGGAAACTAAATAATGGCTAGCAAACAAAGCTTGATTGTTACTCCACAACCAATACAAACCCACATTAATGTTTCAAGCTAGGCAAGAAGATATACATTGAGGGGGACCTCTCTTCATCTCCTTAtcacttctcttcttttcactcttttttttaGTTGCAAGTTGTATTTCTCAAACCTTTTAGGTATGACCACCAAAAGAAAGATCACAGTCACTCTTATGAAAGATTTTTGTGCTgcacatttaaaaaaaacaataattttaCTGGTGCACGTGTACATACCCAGACAAATAAGTCAAAAACTTAGAACCTGCAACTATGAAATCTAGAACATTCCTAGAGATCCACTCTTACAGAAACTAATTAGAAGAAAGGACTTTGTCTCTAAGCTAGACTTGGGCACAAATGCACTTGAGAAAAAAGGAATTCCAATACTTTAGGGTTCTTGTCTTTTTCTGATTAATAATCACAATAATGGAAGCTTTATTTGTTGGAAAAGATTTCAAGTTGTAAGTATAAGCTAGAATAACAGCAAAGGTGACTTTAGCTCCACttgccctttattttatttttattttttgacaaCAACTAACCCTGTTGGTATGAAAGAATCTATTCTCGCGTTTATTCAGAATTTGCATGCTACACCAATGACAGTTGTATAGAATAGTATCACTCACATGAGATCCACAAAAGGTCCACATGGATCGGAGCAACAGAGAATGTCATTGTGAACCCCACATCTTATTATGTGGGAGGCCACATGCTGGAATCTGTACTCCAGCATCGTGCACTTCTTTTTCCCTAGACTTATATAGAGAGGGGAAAGAGAATGTTTCTATTGTCTACAAACCCACCTTGCTGCAGCATTACAAAAGGCAAGAGTTGTTGTTTGAATATCTATACCATCTGGGTATAACCTCGTTACTAAAATTTGGGAGAGGATTCTCTAAGCAAGCAACATAGGGAAGGGCACGAATAAGGTGCATGAAAACAGTATGATTTATTGGAGGACAGcgaagtcatttcatgtgagaatgTGAGAGATAAACAGACTAACAAAAGTGCCAACTATCCTGCCCCGACGGCTCaaaaaactttttccctttatttttgtcATACATCTAGAGGTTAAGAGGTGAAACTTAGCACTCCACAATGAATAGCCCAATCCACTGAGTTCTGGATTTGACAATGTTTAAGCCCAATCCACCAACCCCCAGCACCTTGAAAACGACTAGTTTTGGAGCCAGCATAACCGAGACTTAAACTGGGTTATGGGCTTATGGCCCTTAGACACAAGTGGGCTTCAATGGTTTGGAATGAGTTAACCATAGATAGTTTATTCAAATCAGACCTATctaaagaaaagaggaaggagaaaggggAGGGGGGCGCAAGTGCGCAACAATCTAAATGAGATAAAATAATTCCAATCAGAAGCAAATGTTTCATTTTTAAGACAAGCAGAATTCAAATCTGATAACTCTCTTGGGAATTAATACAGAGATTCTGGGTTCATGACAACCATTCATGTCACTCCTAACTTGCCAACAGTTTGCATTCTCAGTGAAGAAAATACCAACGACCACCTTCCTATCAATGGTTGAAAACAACGAATTCAAAGACTGATGAACATCTGCCAACAAGATGAGAACAGTCCATCGAGATACCAATCTAATGTGAACTTTCCTTGTCATTCTCCACCAGGGTTGGAATTGGAGGAAGAACTTCTTCAGTGTTCCCTTCTGTATGTGTATCTTGGGTCTCCCCCTTGGCCTCTTCTGACAAATCCTGCAACTGAAGAATCTCAAAAGAAATCAGTGGAATACATAGCATGTGCTAATTATAGACAGCTGAACGGTAGTTAATGTCTTATCAGGGTCCGAGCAAAAAcatatggaaacaaaataaaatgtgacatgttaggaaaagaaagaaaattaaatggaagaaagaagtAGCCATTAAATGGAATACCCCCAAATTCTTTAAACTGGCTGTCACATCCTCATGTTGTTGTTGAAGAGTGGTCTTCAGTTCTTTaaattcctattttgagttaATCAAACAAGATTCCATTAAAAAATTGCTACATGAaaggtggaaaaaaaaataaaagttttggTTGACGAGTGTCCGAAAACGAATCTATGGACTGGCACATCTAATTCTGCCAAATGGAATATCGATGTGGCAATTTTGAGCCTAGGATATCTAAGGAATGGTCTGGATTATCCAAGCATTGTTGTGCAGTCTCTCAGTAGCCCTAGGTTTtttaatgctttattttgtcacttAGCCAACCCAACTTGGTCTGAAACTTGATATACAAGCAGGAGACCTTGGGGTCAACCTGAATTTCAGCTCCGTCTGACCTGCCACATTGAAGAACTAGGTGCCTGTCCATAGATTCCCTGGTGGGTGAACCACCCAAGACACCCAAACAAATGTAAAAGGAAACCTACCGATCTAAGCTGCTCCACTTCCACATTGAGAGATTTCTTGAGCTCTGAAAGGTCCTGCATTACATTTGATACTTGTTAAGTTCTAACCATGTATACGAGATGGAAATCAGAGGAAAATATCACAAAGAGAAATGACTTGAATAATATGTAGCATAAGGAAAAATTGGTCACATTCACATACAGATGATTAGTTGTGGATCTGTTGTCCATGATAAGAGGTTCAGTTTAGTGCAACTTGCTCCTAGTTTCTGTGCCTATTAGTTAGAGTAGTTTTTACAAGGTCAACCAGGTAGTATCAAGGAGTTTGGAGGATTCAGTGGATTCACAAGAACATAAAGAGTGTGACCTACTTCAACAAGTCATCTAACTTCTAATCCCTTCAGACATACATTGGTGTACTTCAACAATTTCAGACAGAGATATACAAAAAAGCCAACTTCACacaaagaataaacaaaaagGCTGCTTTGAAAAAGAGAGAACTTCATCCAATGAAAACTGACAAGGAAGCAATGTctaagaatcaaagaaaattaaCAACGAAGCaacacaaacacaaaaacatcaaacaaaacTGAACTACCGATTATAGGATATGGGTAGAAACTCCACCAAAGAGGGAAGTACCTGGCAATCGAAAGAGTTGTGAGGAGGGTGCAGTATATCAAAGTAATGCACCATACAAGAAAAAGACAGTATTTCTATAGCTACCAATGCACAAAGTCTCTTTTTGACTACCATAATAATTTACTATTGTATTGATGAACCCTAGAGAATAGCCTTGTACATTGAAGCTATCTGGTTCAAGCTTTCTGGGTTCAACCCAAGCCAAGTCCCTTTATATTAAATTTGCAAAATTCCCTCCAGTAACAGTTAATACAGAAGTCAAACGAAGATCCAAAATTGGCCACAGACAAATAAGAACTAGAATATAtatcaagtggcaaaataaataTCCAAGCCTCATTCTCGATGAATAAGAACTAGAATATATCAAGTGGCAGAATCTCATAAATATTTAGTAAGCCATATAAATGTCAATGGAAGCCATTAGAAAACCATGCCAATAGATCTTTAAACAATGAGACCTAATTTACATACAAACAATCTCAACCTACTTCAATTGTACCCCCGGGCTGATTTCACATCGTGCATCCAAACACTGCTCAATCATTTTTTGTTATACAATGTAGAGATATCTCCACAAAATAGAATCCACTCATTGCTATCCATCATCTTGCAGAACAACAAAAATCATAATTTCATGGATAAAAGATTGGTATCGGTTCACATTATACAGGTAAGCAGGATGCATGAACCCCTTCTGTCTATAGAACCACAATTCTACGTTTGCGTTCAACAATATATT harbors:
- the LOC122657851 gene encoding uncharacterized protein LOC122657851 isoform X1, with the protein product MADSDSTPYSSPSPTAAAPLSSKKENIEPIGSKIAELTESRLELLTRIQGLKQDLQNWRSKLDTQVKVYHNDLSELKKSLNVEVEQLRSEFKELKTTLQQQHEDVTASLKNLGLQDLSEEAKGETQDTHTEGNTEEVLPPIPTLVENDKESSH
- the LOC122657851 gene encoding uncharacterized protein LOC122657851 isoform X2, yielding MADSDSTPYSSPSPTAAAPLSSKKENIEPIGSKIAELTESRLELLTRIQGLKQDLQNWRSKLDTQVKVYHNDLSELKKSLNVEVEQLRSEFKELKTTLQQQHEDVTASLKNLGVFHLMATSFFHLIFFLFLTCHILFCFYN